AAAGTAATTTTGGGTACTATTGGTCGTAAAGAAAAACATAAAGGCACTTCATATATTATTGAGGCGTTTAAGATACTAAGAGAAAAATTTGGAAATAAGATAGAATTACACATTGCATTTGGCGATAAAATTTTTGAGAATATAGAAGGAATTAAAGTATTTCATCCTAATGGAGATCTGAATTTAGCAAAATTTTATAAAAGTTTAAATGTTTATATTTGTGCACAAACTATTCAGTTGCAAGCAATTCATTACCCAATAATAGAGTGTATGGCTTGTAAAGTTCCTGTTATTACAACAGGTTATTATCCATCAAATAAATTTAATTCTTTTTTGATACCTATTGAAAACGTAAATGCAATAATAGATAAAGCAGAAGTTTTCATGCATACCAATATTAATGAAATAAATAAAATCAAAGAAATTGCTTTTAATGATATTCTTGAATTTGATTGGTCAAATGTTTCTAAAAAAATGATAAATTACTTCAAAGAATAAAAACTAATGACAATATATTATATAATATTTTTAATTGCCTTTTTTCTTTGCTTTTTCGATTTTGTTCCATATAAATTGCTGAAGACTATTGTTTATTTTCTCTTTACGGGATCATTAATTTATTTTGTTGGAAACAGACCGGTGGGAGTAGATAATGATAGCCCAATGTATGAAAGAATGTTTTATGCTTTTTCAAAGGCAGATTATGATGAAATTATTGAGGGCGGTGCAGGATTTGTAGAACCAGGCTATACAATTCTCAATAAAATCTTATCAATCTTTGGAGGGGACTTTTCTACATTGTTAATTGTCATGGCTTTTTTAACTGGTTTTTTAAATTATTATTACTTTAAAAAAAAATCAGTTTATCCTTTTTTATCTATATTGATTTACCTCTCCTTTTTCTTTTTATATAGAGATTTTACACAAATTAGATATGCACTCTGTTGTACGCTTTCATTTTGGTGTGTAGGTTATTTTATTAACAAAGAATATGTGAAATCCATCATGCTTTTTGTTCTTGCTGTTTCTTTTCACAATAGCGCTTTTATATTATTACCTGTTTTGCCATTTATTAATTTAATAAAAAATAGGTATTTGTATATACTACTACCTATACCATGTTTTGTTCTAGGTTATCTAATTAATTTCTTTCCATTATTATTAAAGTTTGGTTTTACCAACGACCATATGAGTATATATTTGAAAGAAGATGGAAGTGGTGGTCTAGCTGTTTCACTAATTGGATATTTTTTATTAATTATATATATATTGATTGATTATATTTCTAAAGAAAAAGTGTCTGGAAATAAAGAAATGTTTTTCTACTTTAGAATGATTGGTATTTCTGTCGCATTAAATTTTCTTTTTATTCAGTCCGCAATCTTTCAGAGATTTACATTATTGCTTTTTCAATTTTCGGTATTATTAATACCTTATCTAGTCAATCAATCGCTTAGATTTTCTAGAAAAAAAGAGATCTTTTTTATTTTTTATTTCTTCTTAGCAATATTTTTTACTTGGTACGGAATGAGGATGATAGATGAAAAACTAATAAGACCATATTAATGTAATTATGATAGACGTACTTTTAGCAACTTATAATGGTGATAAATATATAGAAGCTCAGATATATTCTCTTTTAACTCAAACTTATAAAGATTGGAAACTTATTATCCATGATGATGGCTCTACGGATAAAACTCTTGAAATTATCAAACAATTTCAAGAGAGGGATAGTAGAATTACCCTAATAGAAGATGGGATAAAATGCGGTGGGGCTGGAACTAATTTTCTTCATATTCTTAAGCATTATTCCACAGCAGACTATATTATATTTTGTGATCAAGATGATATTTGGTGGGAAAATAAGTTAGCGGTAATGTTATCTTATTTCAATGATAATGATATTCCACAAGGTGTTTTTGCTGGAGGGTATTTGTATTCTAATAAAAAAGGAATCATGGGAGATATACCTTCACCAATATTAAGCAACTTTGAGGAAGCATTTTTTATTGCAGGTGGGCTGCAAGGATGCTCATTTATGTTTAATAAAAAAGTAGCAAACATAGCTAATCAATATAATGGCTATATGGTGATGCACGATTTTTTGATTACATTAATAGTTTTAACTTTTGGTAAATTAACGTATATAGATAATAAATTAATGCTATATAGACAGGAACACGAAGGAAAAACAACGAGAAATGTTGAAAAAAATCGTATTGCAGTACTGAAAAATAGATTTCCTGTAATTGATGATATGCATTATAAATCATTATTAGGGTTTGTAGAAAATTTTTATAATCAATTAACGCCTGACCAAAAGTATAATTATGCTCAATTTCAAAAAATATATAATTCAAAAAATATTTGGCATAGATTATATATAATTCTTAGAAACCGATTTACTTTGGATAAGAGTATATTGAAGCTGATGATTAAAATCATTTTAAGACCATTTATTTAAACATGATTACAATTTTTACACCTACATACAATAGAGCTCATCTTTTACATAACCTTTATAATAGTTTATGTATTCAGACCGAAAAAAACTTTGAATGGTTAATTATTGATGATGGTTCTTCTGATAATACGCAGGAGGTAGTCCAAAATTTTATTGATGAAAATAGGATAACTATTCGTTATCAAAAACAAGAAAACCAAGGTAAGCATATTGCTATTAATAATGGGGTAGCATTAGCTAGGTGTGAATTATTTTTCATTGTAGATAGTGATGATGTTTTACCAAATGATAGTTTAGAAAAAATCATAGAAAAGTATCAATTAATTAAAAATAATAAAGATATAGTTGGTATTGCAGGTAGGAGAGGATACATTACTGGGGGCTATATAGGAACAAATAAAAAATATTCTGATATTATAACAACTTCGCTGAATTTTAGGTTTAATCATAGGATAGAAGGAGATATGGCTGAAGTTTTCAGAACAGAAATCTTGCGAAAATTTCCTTTTCCTTTCTTTGAAGGGGAAAAATTTTGTCCTGAGGCTCTTATTTGGCAAAAAATAGATCAGTTTTATAAAATGCTTTGGTTTTCAGATATAATATATAGGGGCGAATATATAGAAGGAGGACTTTCAGCAAATATTTTTAAAGTGAGAAAAAATTCTCCGAAGGCTAGTTGTTTATATTATTCAGAATTGTCAAAATATAATATTTCATATTTTCAAAAAATAAAAGCGGTCGCTAACTATTGGAGGTTTTCAATATATGATGATATTCCATTTCGAGAAAAATTGAAAAAAGTTTCTATTGTTAAAACTATAATTTCTTTACCTTTGATTACTCTACTATTATCAAAAGATGGGTTAAGATTATGACAGAAAAAAAATATTTTACCATAATACTTATGTTTGTTTATTTTGCTTTAAATGCAAAAGAATATAATGTCTTAAATTATGGGGCAATCCCTAATGATAATAAGGATGATTGGAATGCGTTCCAGAATTGTATTAATGAAGCAATAAAAGAAAACGATAAGCCATATATTTATGTGCCAATAGGTAGTTATAATATTTCAAGAGAATTAACTTTTGATTTCCTAGATAAGGATGTCAATTTTATTGGAGAAATTAATAAAAAGAATATTGTACCTACTTTAAATTTTACATCATCAACAAATTTAATATGGGCAAAGGGATATTTATGTAACCCGTCTAAAGGTGTTTTTAGAATTAATAATTTGATTATTAGCAGCAATAACCTTCCTTATTCAGTTAATCATCCTAAGGCAAATAAAGACCAATGGAGTGCTGCATTAGCGATAGCAGATAAATCTGAGGCGTATATCAATAATATTACTATAAAAAACTTCTACGGCCAAGGAATATATATTAGTGCAACACAGCAAGTAGGAATAAACGAAAATAGTCGCTTTAAATATGTAGAAATTATAAATTCAAAAATATTTGATGTTTGGGGATACAATCCTAAAAAAGATGATTATGGAGATGGAATTTATTTAGCAAATATCTCTTCGGCAGTAATAAAGAATAATATTATTTTTAATAATACGGTAAAAACAAAACAATTGGGAAGATGTGGGATAGTAGTAGAATATATGTCAGAGAATGTTCAGATTATCTGTAATGAGGTGAAAGGCGGATATGATAGACCCATTCATTTTGAAAGTACATTTGGTGGACATACAGTTCAAGATAATTTTTTTAAAGGCTCTGATATGGGGCTGATTTTATCTGAAAGCATTAAAGATTTAAATAAACCAATACTTTTTAAAAATAATTATTTTACTAATGAAGGACTGGAAAAACAAAATAATCTTTCAAAAACATTCGCAAAAGGAAATTATGGAGACAGGGCTTTAGCATATATTGTTACAGATGGTGATAGCAATGAAATTAAAATTTTATTTGATTCAAATATTTTTTTTGTAGACTTTAATTCGCAATATGATTCTAATGCATTAATAAATAATAGATCTAAAAATGTCAAGTTTAAAAATAATAGTTTTAAAACTTCAAATTCAGATCAAACAATTTATATTTTTAATTATGGGAAATCAAACTTTTATAATAATATAATGCAAAAATCAGTAATTTTAAAATAAATGAAGGTTTTACATGTTATAAATTCTCTTTTTATAGGGGGAGCTGAAAGATTGCTTGTTGAGACTTTGCCTTTGCTACAAAAAAATACGAACAATAATGTAGATTTAGCTCTATTAAATGCAAGTTCAACATCTTTTTATGAAAAATTTAAAAGTGTTAATAAGGGGGAAATTTTTGAATTATCGAAATCGAATGAGTATAATCCACTAAATATATTACGCCTTATCCCCTTGATGAAGAAATATGACATCATTCACGTTCACTTATTTCCTTCCTTATATTGGGTTGCCATTGCTAAGATGATAAGTTTTTCTAGAGTGAAACTAGTTTTTACTGAACATAGTACTGGAAATCGGAGGCTTCAAAGCCCACTGTTTAGAATAATAGATAAATTCATCTATCGTGCTTATTCTAAAATTATCTGTATCTCACCCGAAGTAAAGAATCAAATCGGAAATTTATTAAAAATTCCAAACGATCGGCTTGTCGTTGTCAATAACGGAATAAATCTTCGTAAAATTAAAAGTATAAAAGCACACCAACGAGAGGATTTCGGATATTATTCCGAGGATTGTATTATTGTAATGGTTGCCGGATTCCGTATAGAAAAAGATCATGAAACTCTCATAGCTTCCTTGAAATATTTACCAGCAAAATATAAACTTTTGTTAGTAGGTGATGGATATAGGAGGGCAGAAATCGAAAACTGTATCCATAAACTTAATCTTAATAACAGAATTACATTACTTGGAATTCGCTCGGATGTTTATGCGCTACTGAAGATGAGCGACATTGCCGTGTTATCATCTCATTGGGAAGGGTTTGGTTTGGCTGCGGCAGAAGCGATGGCTGCAGAAATCCCTGTAATTGCAAGTAATGTTGATGGTTTAGCACAAGTAGTAGAGGGTGGAGGAATTTTATTCGAATATGGAAATGTTGAGGAATTAGCACAAAAAATAAAGTGGGTTGTAGAAGATGAAAATATTAAAGAAGAATATATTTATAGAGGTGGACAGAAAGTTTTAAGGTATGATATTCAGGAAATGGTAAATAAGACTGTTGAAATATACACAAGGCTATAAATATTCTTTATTATTTGATTTTATTACTTTTCTACTTTTTTCTGGTTTGGAATTGTTAGAACAGAAACTTCTATAAATAAAAAGATAGATTTTTTATTCCTATCAATCATTATTATCTTCTTTTGTGGATTACGTCCTTTGAATTTGGATAAGAATTTACAATTGTATCGTGATTTTTTCAACTCTTTTTGCAGTTTTATTAATATGATATATAACAATGGGAAGATTACAAATAAAAAAATATCTGTATTTTCACTTTCTGAATTTGGCAATGCAAAGAATACTATCAATTAATATAGATATCTTTCACAAAATAAGAAAAGAATTGCTTTCCTTATGTATTCGAAATTTAGTATTTTTAATAGAAAATTTACAATAAAATGAAACCTGATAAAATTCTTCATATAATAACAATTTCATTTGTTATCAATCATTTTTTTGGCAAACAGTTCAATTATTTGAAAAAAAAAACAGGTAACCAATATCATTTAGGTTGCACTCCCTCAGAAGAGTTTACTCAGTTAGCAGAAGATTTGGACTACATTCCTTTTTCTGTAGAAGTGACTCGAAATATAAGTCCTTTTAAAGACTTGAATGCTGTTATAAAAATTTACAATTATATTAAGAAAAATCAGATAGAAAAAGTTGTTGGTCATACTCCCAAAGGAGGATTGGTAGCTATGGTTGCTTCTTATTTTGCTGGTGTAAAAGAAAGAATATACTTCCGTCATGGTATTATTTACGAAACAAGCACTGGTTTTAAAAGAACTTTGTTGAAAATGATTGATCGTCTTTCTGGAACTTTGGCAACAAAGGTTGTTTGTGTGAGCAAGTCTGTGAAAGAAATCAGTATCCACGATCACTTAAATGCCCCAGAAAAAAATGTCATTCTTGGATTGGGTACCTGCAATGGGATCGATACTGAAGATAAATTTAACCCCGAAACACATTCTATAGAATATCAGCAAGTACTAAAAAAATCTATTGGCATTGGTGATGATGATTTTGTAGTAGGCTACGTCGGAAGATTGGTAAAAGATAAAGGAGTTAATGAACTTATAGGGGCTTGGAACATTTTGAAAAGGAATCATAATAACTTGAAATTACTTTTGGTAGGTCCCATTGAGGAGCGTGATGCTATAACTTTTGAAAGTAAGAAGCAAATCCAAACCGATCCAAACATTATAAATACAGGTTTTGTGCTAAACGCTTCTTCCTATTTTCCATTAATGGATGTTTTTGTGTTACCAACATATAGAGAGGGTTTTCCAACTGTTTCTTTAGAGGCTTCTTCTATGGAGATTCCTGTACTCATTACACGAGCCACTGGATGCGAAGAATCCATTATTGAAAATAAAACAGGTCTTTTTATTAAAAATTCAGCGGAGGATATTGCAGAAAAAATAGAAATCTACTTTAACAATCCACAGTTAAGAAATAGTCATGGCAAATTGGGCAGGAAATTCGTACGTGAAAATTTCGAACAAACTAAAATTTGGGATCAAATCCATACCAAATTAAAATATTGAAATAGTTATGAAAATCACTATCACGGGCGCATCCGGTTTTGTAGGTTCTAATCTTTCAAAATATTTGGAAGAAAAGGGAAATACCATAGATAAATTATCTTTAAGAAAGCCTGATTTTTCTTTGCAGAAAGATGCAAAAGCTGTGATTCATTTGGCAGGTAAAGCCCATGATACAGCGAATACTTCCGCTGATGATGAATATTTTGAAATCAATACTGAACTGACAAAGAAATTGTTTGATGATTTTTTGAATTCAGAAATAAAAGATTTTCTCTTTTTCAGCAGTGTAAAAGCCACCGCCGATACTTTGGAGGGTATTTTGGATGAAAACCATCCTTCCAGTCCGCAAACGCCATATGGAAGATCGAAATGGGAGGCAGAAAAATATCTGCTTTCAAAAAATCTGCCGTCCGGAAAACGCCTGTTCATCATTCGTCCTTGTATGATTCACGGTCCGGGCAACAAAGGAAATCTAAACCTGCTTTACAAAGTGGTAGAAAAAGGCATTCCTTGGCCGTTAGCCAGTTTTGAAAATAGAAGATCATTTTTAAGTATTGACAATTTGAATTACCTGGTTGATAAAATCATAAATTCAGATATCCCTTCCGGAATTTATAATTTTGCAGACGATAAAGCCATCTCTACCAACGAACTGGTATCCATTATTGCGAAAACTTCTGGCAAAAGGGAAAAATTATGGCACATTTCCGCGGGTTTAATTTCGGGTGTGGCAAAGCTGGGTGATAAAATAAAATTACCCCTCAATACAGAAAGATTAAAAAAATTAACTGAAAATTATGTGGTTTCCAACCAAAAAATCAAAACCGCTTTAAATATCGATTCTTTACCAATTAGCGCTGAAGAAGGAATGAAAAAGACGATTGAATCATTTAAAAGTAGTAAATAACAATCATTATTTAAACTTAATCCTCCAGTAAAACAATTCTTATCAAAATGAACATAAAATTTGCATATTTTTGCAAATAATCTGATAATAAACACCTATGATGTATTTCGCTGTTTTTCTCGTGCTTTTTGTCTTAGAATTGTTCTATTTCAAAATTGCCGACCGATTTAATATCATCGATAAGCCTAATCACCGCAGTGCGCATACAGAAATTACCCTTCGCGGTGGCGGAATTATCTTTGCGATTGCTTTTTTGTTTTTTATGGGATATGAATTTTTCTTTAAAGGATACCGTTTTTCTTTGGACAATTCTTTAGAACCAAATTTCTGGATTTTCGGTGCTGGTTTGTTAACCATCTGTATCATTAGTTTTATTGATGATATGATGGACTTATCAACCAAGATTCGATTGGTCTTTCATTTCATTTCGGTGACTTTGCTACTATTTTTTCTTAATGCATTTCAGTTACTCCCGTGGTGGGGAATTCCCGTTTGTTATGTCTTGATTATCGGTATTCTTAATGCTTATAATTTTATGGACGGAATCAATGGAATGTCTGGGATTTATAGTTTGGTGGTTTTAGGTTCGCTATTATATATAAATCAATATGTAATTCCCTTTGTAGAAGCAGACTTTATCATTTATCCAATACTTGCCTCAGTAGTTTTTCTGTTTTTTAATTTTAGAAAAAAAGCAAAATGCTTTCTGGGCGATATCGGAAGTATGGGAATTGCTTTTTGGGTGATTGCTTTAGTGGCTTTGCTAATTTTAAAAACGGGCGAGCTGAAGTGGATTCTTTTTCTAGCCGTTTATGGTGTAGAAACCATTTTAACCATCTTAGAGAGATTAAAGCTGAAAGAAAATATTTTCCATGCACACCGTCGACATTTATACCAACTTTTGGCTAATGATATGAAAGTATCTCATCTTCTTGTAAGTACAGCTTTCGCATTATTGCAATTGATTATCAATTTCGTAATAATTGTGAATAGTTGGTCAGATTGGATAAATTTTTCATTAATTTTGCTTCCGTTGGTGATTTTATACCTCTTGATTAAGATTAAAATAAAAGAACAAATAAGTAATAAATAATCGTTTTTATTTTAGCGAACGATTGCTATAACTTCAGTAAATGATTTGTGCATATGATCTTTTATCATAAGAAATATAATGAGAGAGAAAGATGAACATCATTTCTATATTTAAAACTAAGTCTGCCTTTTAATGGAACAAAAAGTAAAAATAGCAATTTTAGGTTATGGCCATATCGGTAGAAAGCATGCAGAGATGGTTTTTCAAAATCAAGACTATCAACTCGTTGCCCTCATCGATCCTAAATTTAAATCTGAGAATCTGGACCAGAATATTTCGGTAGACCATTTCACTTCATTGCAGGATTTTTTACAAAGTGATATTTCTGCAGATGTTATCGCCATTTGTACTCCAAATGGATTGCATTATGAACAGACCAAACTGATTGTTGAAAAGGGAATTCATGCGATCATTGAAAAACCGATCACACTCAATTCTGAAGAAGCTCAAGAATTGGAGCAGTTAGCGGCTAGAAATAAGGTGCATCTTTTTCCGGTGATGCAAAATAGATTTTCCCCACCCGCCCTATGGTTAAAGAGTTTAATGGAGTCTAAAGTTTTGGGTAAAATCTTTATGGTTCAAATTTCCTGTTTCTGGAATCGGAATGATCAATATTATACCAAAGAATCCTGGCGTGGAACAAAAGCGTTAGATGGAGGTACATTGTACACTCAGTTTTCTCACTATCTGGATATTATGTATTGGCTTTTCGGGGATATTACCAATATAAAATCAAAGTTTGCAGATTTTAATCATACTGAGCTTACTGAATTTGAAGACAGCGGTATTGTGACCTTCGATTTTAATTCGGGAGGAATGGGAAGTTTTACTTTTTCCACCGCTGTTTGGAACGAAAATTTAGAAAGTTCCCTGACCATTATCGCAGAAAATGGCTCCGTGAAAGTGGGAGGCCAATATATGAATCACGTAGAGAAATGTGTTATAAAAGATTATAATGCTCCCGAATTGCCGGAAACCAATCTCGCGAATGATTATGGCAGCTTCAAAGGTTCTGCCCAAAATCATCAACATCTTTATAAAAATGTGATTGACTTTTTAAAGGAAGGAAAGGAAATTCATACCACTACAGACGACAGTGTAAAAGTGCTTAAAATTATTGAGCGTATTTACGCCCAAAACAATTAATACTAATTTTAAATGAAAATAAAAGAAACGCCCCTAAAAGACTGCTACATCATAGAACCTACCATCTTTACAGATGACAGAGGTTACTTTTATGAGAAGTTCAACGAACAGAAATTTGAAGAACTGACAGGTATGAATGGGCATTTTGTTCAGGATAATATTTCGAAATCTTCTTATGGTGTTTTGCGTGGACTTCACTTACAAAAAGGGGAACATTCACAAGCGAAACTGGTTTCCTGCCTGGAAGGAAAGGTGTTTGACGTGGCGGTTGATTTACGAAAAGACTCGCCAACGTTCGGTCAATGGTTTGGTGTTGAACTATCAGCAGAAAATAAACTTCAGTTTTATGTACCCAGAGGCTTCGGACATGGCTTTTCTGTATTAACCGAAACAGCGGTGTTTGCCTACAAATGCGACAATTTTTATAATAAAGAATCAGAAGGAGGCGTTTTGTGGAACGACCCAGATTTAAATATCGACTGGCGTTTACCCGAAGAAGACATTCAACTTTCAGATAAAGATAAAATTCAAGCTACCTTTGCAGAAGGCAATTTTTAAATACACTTATGAAAAATATTATCATTACCGGTGGAGCCGGTTTTATAGGGTCGCATGTCGTGCGGGAATTTGTAAAAAATAACCCTGATTCAAAAATTATCAATCTTGATGCGTTGACCTACGCGGGAAATCTGGAGAATTTAAAAGATATTGAAAACGAACCAAACTACGTTTTCGAGAAAGCAGATATTACGAAGGTTGAAGAACTCAGAAAAGTTTTTGAAAAGTATAATCCAGACGCTATTGTGCATTTAGCAGCAGAAAGTCACGTGGATCGGAGTATTGAAGATCCAAGTGCTTTTATTAATACCAATGTGAACGGCACTGCCAATCTTTTGAATTTAGCCAGAGAATTCTGGACTTTAAACCCAGATCATCAACATGGCAATTTCCCAAATGAAACCAGAAAGAATTTATTCTATCACGTTTCTACCGATGAGGTGTACGGAACATTAGGTGAAACAGGTTTTTTTACGGAAGAAACTTCTTACGATCCGAAATCTCCTTATTCTGCCAGTAAAGCTGCTTCTGATCATTTGGTTAGAGCCTACGGAAATACCTATGGAATGCCATTTATCATTTCCAACTGTTCTAATAATTACGGTCCAAATCATTTCCCGGAGAAATTAATTCCATTGTGTATCTCTAATATTATCAATGAAAAACCGCTTCCAATTTATGGAGATGGAAAATACACCCGTGATTGGTTATATGTTATCGACCACGCGAAAGCGATTCATCAAATCTTTTTTGAGGCTAAAACTGGAGAAACTTATAACATCGGTGGTTTTAATGAATGGAAAAATATTGATTTGGTAAAAGAACTGATCAAACAAATGGATGAGAAATTAGGAAATCCGGCAGGTCACTCCGAAAAATTAATTACGTACGTA
This DNA window, taken from Kaistella carnis, encodes the following:
- the rfbB gene encoding dTDP-glucose 4,6-dehydratase; amino-acid sequence: MKNIIITGGAGFIGSHVVREFVKNNPDSKIINLDALTYAGNLENLKDIENEPNYVFEKADITKVEELRKVFEKYNPDAIVHLAAESHVDRSIEDPSAFINTNVNGTANLLNLAREFWTLNPDHQHGNFPNETRKNLFYHVSTDEVYGTLGETGFFTEETSYDPKSPYSASKAASDHLVRAYGNTYGMPFIISNCSNNYGPNHFPEKLIPLCISNIINEKPLPIYGDGKYTRDWLYVIDHAKAIHQIFFEAKTGETYNIGGFNEWKNIDLVKELIKQMDEKLGNPAGHSEKLITYVKDRPGHDLRYAIDATKLNKELGWKPSVTFEQGLSKTIDWFLENKEWLEHVTSGDYQKYYNKQYN